The Drosophila innubila isolate TH190305 chromosome 2R unlocalized genomic scaffold, UK_Dinn_1.0 1_C_2R, whole genome shotgun sequence DNA window ATGAATACGTGTTCCTGGTCGCCATGTGTCTGCGCATTGTCTGTGTCTTTGTCACGATGTTGAATCGCTGGTGGGAACGTCAACAAATTATCAGTTTGATGGGACACTTTCGCCGATTGGTTTTGAAGCAACCCCAAGTGAGGAAACTTTGGCGACGTGGAGTCATTAGCAAGTTCATCTCAGGTGTACTAACAGAGCTTATGCATGTAATATTGGCATTATATGGATTGCGAGATAGTCTCAATCTTGGTCTGACTCTGAGCGTTGTTGCTTTGTATACCCTGTTAGCTCTACTCAATATTATTCTGAGTCAATATTACTTCGCTCTACTCACTATTCATGGACACTACGTACTGTTTAATGAGGAGCTTCGTTCGATTCTGGCGGAAACTCAATCCATTGAGTTGGATCATCGCATAGGAGTGAGAAATCTCAGGAGCTGCGCTTTGGCCGATCGCATGGACAGCTTGGCCCATCTGCAAGCCGAACTGCAGACTCTAATACATCGGATGACTCGAATATTTGGTATACAGTCCCTATGTATGGGTATCATCATTTACATCACCTTAGTT harbors:
- the LOC117782800 gene encoding putative gustatory receptor 59d, which translates into the protein MGVINFEIDVATGRARVSRRATFYAALVNITIFSMMPLMVRINVWSHFWKEMNGFHEYVFLVAMCLRIVCVFVTMLNRWWERQQIISLMGHFRRLVLKQPQVRKLWRRGVISKFISGVLTELMHVILALYGLRDSLNLGLTLSVVALYTLLALLNIILSQYYFALLTIHGHYVLFNEELRSILAETQSIELDHRIGVRNLRSCALADRMDSLAHLQAELQTLIHRMTRIFGIQSLCMGIIIYITLVGGIFYTFLIIRHDSISIDLFRSDHLLLLVSIFCYLVDTHITFSITYDLEDQHAAMRHLIVQNTSLSYDLDMRLQATFESFQLQLVRNPLKLTVMGLYNIHRGFIVAMFSSIVTNSLILIQYDIKNY